The following are encoded together in the Monodelphis domestica isolate mMonDom1 chromosome 5, mMonDom1.pri, whole genome shotgun sequence genome:
- the LOC130453526 gene encoding apolipoprotein L2-like, with protein sequence MSFPLWDLYTSRLLVLPSSLGLPEREWYPWAHWHQPPAVPCHGTVSIYLDKMHLHNVFLTFYVPSSWPEMDDFEEFWVSKSREDLNQLLSDDQAWEKFVAEWALMRNNADYLGYPVTVIKADALKMESLEDSDKITDDPDKVTDDPDKITDDPDENMDNFDENMAFEKMEHELDMFLCKYPRLKLELEKYIQNLYSTADNIDEIHKDCTITNVVAGSTGVVSGILTIMGIALAPVTAGGSLALSITGIGLGAAATVTGVSAGIIDHVNDLKGRKLLSEVEGNTNANVAEKVLFKEASKLFSTLNKHSQIFKDFDNHWKAFQVTKTNPHLMEASHRLMTGAQISSKNRRQINKAFRGTTLALTKQERIQSATLAGASILVDVINIVKDSMHLSNGAKTTTAMKLREYAQALEKKLEELSNHFEKLQKMKIQYNLLSRWP encoded by the exons ATGTCCTTCCCCCTCTGGGACCTATACACCTCTAGACTGCTAGTGCTCCCCTCAAGTCTGGGGCTTCCTGAAAGAGAATGGTACCCTTGGGCTCACTGGCATCAACCACCAGCAGTGCCTTGCCATGGAACTGTTTCAATATATTTGGATAAAATGCACTTACACAatgtttttcttacattttatgtTCCTTCTTCCTGGCCAGAAATGGATGACTTTGAGGAGTTTTGGGTCTCAAAGAGCAGAGAAGATTTGAATCAATTGCTGTCTGATGACCAGGCTTGGGAGAAATTTGTGGCTGAGTGGGCTCTCATGAG AAATAATGCTGATTACCTGGGGTATCCTGTCACAGTGATAAAAGCTGATGCTCTGAAAATGGAGAGCCTAGAGGAttctgataaaatcacagatgaTCCTGATAAAGTCACAGATGAtcctgataaaatcacagatgaTCCTGATGAAAACATGGATAATTTTGATGAAAATATGGCATTCGAAAAAATGGAGCATGAACTGGACATGTTTTTGTGTAAATATCCCAGGTTAAAATTGGAACTAGAGAAGTATATCCAAAACCTTTATAGCACGGCAGACAACATTGATGAGATCCACAAGGACTGTACGATTACCAATGTAGTGGCGGGTTCCACTGGGGTGGTCTCTGGAATCTTGACTATAATGGGGATTGCACTTGCACCTGTAACTGCAGGAGGGAGCTTGGCCCTCTCTATAACTGGGATAGGGTTGGGAGCAGCAGCCACTGTCACTGGTGTCTCTGCAGGCATTATTGATCATGTGAATGACTTAAAAGGGAGGAAACTTTTAAGTGAAGTTGAGGGAAATACAAATGCTAATGTTGCTGAGAAAGTTCTGTTTAAGGAGGCATCTAAACTCTTTTCTACATTGAATAAACATAGTCAAATCTTCAAAGACTTTGATAATCACTGGAAAGCGTTCCAGGTAACCAAAACCAATCCACACTTGATGGAAGCTTCCCATAGGCTTATGACAGGTGCACAAATCTCCAGCAAAAACAGGAGGCAAATTAATAAGGCTTTTCGGGGCACAACATTGGCCCTGACCAAACAAGAGAGGATACAGAGTGCAACATTGGCAGGAGCTTCTATTCTGGTAGATGTAATCAACATTGTGAAAGATTCAATGCATTTGTCAAATGGGGCAAAGACTACAACAGCAATGAAACTGAGGGAGTATGCTCAGGCTCTGGAAAAGAAACTCGAGGAACTCTCCAACCACTTTGAGAAACTGCAGAAAATGAAGATTCAATATAATCTATTGAGTAGATGGCCCTAA